DNA sequence from the Verrucomicrobiia bacterium genome:
CCACGACTGTTCGATCCGCCCGCAAGGCGATGCAATGCTCGTCGCCGGCGGCCAAGGTAGAGACGTTTGTCGCCGTTGGCGGCACAGTGGTTTGGGCATACGGAGTGCTGAGGCCCCAACACAGGACCGGGGAGAAACTCAATGTAACGACAGCACTGGTGGCTGCGCCGTAGCTGTTCGTCACCACCGCCCAGAAATCACCAAAATCGAGTGGTTGCACATTGGTGATAGAGAGGTTTGCCAAGGTTGCCCCGGGCAGAGCGCTCCCTTCGAAGTACCATTGCCAATTAAGCGACCCGGAGCCAAAGGCAGCGGCAGTGAAGGCAATTGTCGAGCCCAAGGGCGCACCTTGAGAAGAGGGTTGGTTGGTGATAGTTGGAGCTAAGACCAAAGTAAGAGTCGCGACCAGGCTCGTAGTGGCTCCGACCTGATTTGTGGCAACGGCTGTGTAGTCGCCAGTATCCGAAATTTGGGTATTAGTTAAGGAAAGCCGACTGTTGGTTGCTCCCGCTACGGAGGAACCATTCAGAAACCATTGCCAGCCGATTGGTTCGGAGCCCTTTGCTGCTGCCGTGAACACGGCGTTGGAACCAACGAGCGTTGTCTGCGAAAGGGGTTGCTGCGTAAAAGCGGGCAGAGAAGACAGTACAGTCAGTGTCGCTACCGCACTGGTGACGGACCCAAACTGACTGGTCACCGTCACATCATAAGGTCCAGCACTCCCGCTTTGGACATCAGGCAGCGAGAGCTTTGCCTGTGTTTCGCTGGGCAAGTTTGTGCCGTTTGCCTGCCACTGAAATGCAAAGGGCTCGGTTCCTGAGGCCAGAGCAGATAAAAAAACATCACTTCCAGCCGATACGGTCTGATTTGTGGGCTGAATGAAAATGCCTGGCGCGGTGGGGTCAGAGAGCGTTACCTGGTCCAACCACCCTTGGTTCTGCGCATAGATATAGAATGAGTTTTGAACGTATGACCAGCGAAGAGCCTGAGGGCCTGGGGGAACATAAAAGTTATGCTGCTGCCAATCCACTTCACCCGTAATTGTGGTTTGCCCGCTGCCACCAATCGAAAAGGTCAGAGTGCTGCCTGACGGTCCGGAAGAGACCTTCCACCAAAAATCTACCGACGTGGGGCCATCTACTGTGGTTTGAATCCAGTTCTGTTGGCCCGCGCTGATACTCGTGCTGGTGGCGGCGGATTGTCCGTCATGAGCGAGATTTGTTTCGACCAGCCAGGGCCCTCCACCCCCGGTGCTCCAGGTGAGATTTGGGGCATCGACCGCTTCGCCCAAACTCTGCGCATAGCCCAAGCTTCCCGCGGTGAGCGCACCGAATCCCACCATCATGTGGAGGACCAAGGACATTTTCATGCGACTGGCGGCTTCCGCACCCTAAGGCATCCATAGTATGGGTGTGGCTTAATATGTCAAGGCCATTTATTCGAGCCATTTAGCGCCTCCCCAAAGCGCCAGAGGACTCGCGCCCTTCACCAATTGAATTGATAGAAATTGCTTTTTGGCACGCGAATTGTTTTGTACGCTGCGCGGGTGAACTCACTCGAGGGTCTGAATTGTGAAGGAGATTTGGGACTTGCAGGAGCTCGTCCCTCCGAGGAGTAGCGCGTGCGCCCTCGGGCGGAATTCGGCTGGGCCTCGCCGCTGATTACTCCGTTGCCACCTTCAGTTCGGAGATGCTCCCCAGGAAGTGGAGCTTGCCGTCGTAATCTCCCACTGGCCGGCCATTATCGAAGCCGACGCAGAAATCCTCATGGGGTTGGGCGGGAATGACGCCGGGGGCTTTGCCGGCGGCTACGGTCTTGTCATTGACCGCAAGACTCAGTACGCCACCGCGTTCGAGGCGCGCTTGGACCCGAAACCGGCCAGCCGGTTTTTCCGGCGCCGCAATGGAAGTAACCTCGCCCGCTATCCGAACGGTAAGCACCGGTTTGCCTCCGTGGAGGTGAAGGGCATAACCAATCAAACTGCCGCCCTGTGCGACGATCACTCCTTCAGAAGATTCGGGCTGGACTTCGGCGGAAATAGTCAGGGGCTTGCCGCCAATCTGGGGGGCTTCATCCGGGCCAAGGGTGTCGCCGATCTCGAGCTTGGA
Encoded proteins:
- a CDS encoding immunoglobulin domain-containing protein, with amino-acid sequence MKMSLVLHMMVGFGALTAGSLGYAQSLGEAVDAPNLTWSTGGGGPWLVETNLAHDGQSAATSTSISAGQQNWIQTTVDGPTSVDFWWKVSSGPSGSTLTFSIGGSGQTTITGEVDWQQHNFYVPPGPQALRWSYVQNSFYIYAQNQGWLDQVTLSDPTAPGIFIQPTNQTVSAGSDVFLSALASGTEPFAFQWQANGTNLPSETQAKLSLPDVQSGSAGPYDVTVTSQFGSVTSAVATLTVLSSLPAFTQQPLSQTTLVGSNAVFTAAAKGSEPIGWQWFLNGSSVAGATNSRLSLTNTQISDTGDYTAVATNQVGATTSLVATLTLVLAPTITNQPSSQGAPLGSTIAFTAAAFGSGSLNWQWYFEGSALPGATLANLSITNVQPLDFGDFWAVVTNSYGAATSAVVTLSFSPVLCWGLSTPYAQTTVPPTATNVSTLAAGDEHCIALRADRTVVAWGATYLGLTNVPPDLTNAVGIAAGSAHSLAVRDDGTVVLWGSIIGGDKTVPPTATNIVAQALGAGARHALSLRADGTVLEWGNTNYGLPNIPLGATNVVSVAAGAFHSLALRADGTVVAWGDNTHNQTAVPPNASNIVAIAAGWYHNLALRADGTVVQWGFGLAPFPGSPPPGATNITLFACGGNNCLALRADGKLFAWGDNSNGQSVVPPWATNLVALAGGSYNSLALVGDGPPVITSPLLNRSILAGNTAYLRATAIGATPLGFQWQFNGMNLPGATNALLAVSNAQLAQTGSYSVTVSNALGITTSPACVLTVLPREALIVTDSLALTNGQLGFTADGPAGLIWKVQTSTNLADWTDLAALTNITGTMRFTDPATNVVRRFYRLRLVY